CCTGACAGACGAGCAGAGCGTGCTGTTGGTGCGGCGTTTCACGCGGTTCCGCAGCGAGCAGCAGCAGGCGCAGAAAGAGCGGGCGGAGGCAATGAAGGCCCTCCGCGAGGCCCTGCGCGGCGAGGGGCAGGAACCGGACGAGGAGGCGGTGGCGGGCGCGCTGAGGCGCGTGGCGGAGGCCACCGACCGGATTGCCGCGCAGCGGCGCGGGCTTCAGGAAACCATGGGGGAGGGCCTCACGGTGGTGCAGAAGGGCAGAATGCTGGTTTTCCTGGAGGAGTTCGAGGGTGAGATGCGCGAGTTGATCAAGGACGCCCGCGAGGGGCGGTTTCCACGGGGGCTTCCCGGCCCGCCCCAGCCCGGCATGCCGCCCATGGGTCCGCAACCCAACGCGCAGCCCATGGGCCCGCAGCCCGGCATGCCGCCCATGGGGCCGCCTCCGGGGAATCAGTCCGGACCCCGGCCACCGATACCGCCCGCGCCCCCGCGTTGACCCGCATGCCCGCACCAGCCCGCAGGCCGCCCCATGGCAGTCGGCGGGCTGGTGTTTTGAGGGTAAACGCGGCGGTTGGGGGCGCGGCATGCCATTGCCGCCCAACGCGGGCCTCTGCTATGCTTCGCGCACGGAGCAGTGAAGCCTATGCCATCCTTCCATGCACGGAGATTCACGGCGTTTTTACTCCCGCTCGCGGTCCTGCTGTGCGGCGCGGCCCCGGCGCTGCCGGATAACCTGGCGTATTCGGCCCGCATTTCGGCGAACAGCGAGCACAGCCCGGACTACGCCGCGGCGCTTGTGGCCGACGGGCGCATTCCGGCGATGGGCTCGCGGGGGGACACGGGCCAGGCGTGGTGCGTGAACGGCGCGCTGGGCACGGAACTGGGGGAACTGGTCTTCGCGTGGGACGCGCCGGTGACGGTGGCGGAGGTGGTTTACCACGCGCGGAACGCCTGGCTCCAGGAGGATTCGTGGCGGCGCGTCGCCCTCTTCGCGGACGGCGCGGAGACGCCGTTTCATGAGGCCGCGCTGGAAATGCGCGACGGCCCGCAGCGGATTGCCCTGTCCGCGCCCGTGCAACTGCGGGAACTGCGGCTTCGTTTCACGGAGTCTTTTGGCGGGCCGAATCCCGGCGCGTCGGAGGTGCAGATTTTTGCGGAGAGCCCGGACGAGGGGGAACTCCGCGCGCTGCTGCGGCGGGCGGCCCTGCGGAACATGCCCTGGGTGGACCGGGTGGACCCGGACCGGCTGGAGGCGCTGATCCGGCGGCTGGCGGAGGCGCACGGCGCGGCGTACCCGCAGGCGCAGACGCATCTGGGCATGCTCGCGGAACTGCGGGACAAACCCGGCAACGGGGAGGCGCTGGCGCGGCTCCAGCGCGCGGCGCTGCTCTTCGACGTGGACCGGCTGCTGGTCATCAAACGGCACGAGATCGTGGCGTCCCATGTGTACACCTACCACTATGAGGGTTTTCAGGCGGGCGGCGGGCTGTATGTGACCTCGCCGCACGACGAGGCCCCGGCGCTCACCGAACTGGTCCTGTCGCCCACGGGGCAGATTCTGGACTGCGACCTCTCTTACGACGGGCGCACGGCCCTGTTCAGTTGGCGGCAGACCGGGGAGGAGGGCTACCACCTCTGGACGGTCAACGTGGACGGCACGGGGCTGCGGCAAATCACGGAAGGGCCCTGGCACGACTACAACGGCTGCTGGCTGCCGGACGGCGGCGTCGCCTTTCTCAGCACGCGCACGGCGCAGTTCGCCTACTGCTGGCACGCGCCGGTCGGCGTGGTGCACCGCATGGACGCGGACGGCGGGAACGTCCGGTGCCTGTCGGCGAATTACCTGAACGACTTCACGCCCTATGTGCTGGAGGACGGGCGCATCCTCTTCTCCCGCTGGGAGTATGTGGACCGGCCCGCCATCCCCATCCAGAGCCTGTGGACCATGAACCCCGACGGCACCACGCTGGCGGGCTATTTCGGTAACCGGGTGCTGTCTCCCGGCACGTTCATGGAGGCGCGGTCCATCCCCGGCACGGGGAAAATCGTCTGCACCATGACCGGCCACAACGGGCCGACGCGGGGCGCCCTCGGCGTGGTGGACCGCAGCCTGGGCAACAACGCCCAGGAGGCCATCGTGAACATCACGCCGGACGTGCCCGTGCCCGGCGTGAACGAGGGCAACGGCAACACGGACGGCTCGAAGCAGTACAGTTGCCCCTTGCCGCTGGACGCGGAGCGGCTGCTGCTCTCGGCGCAGGGTCCGGTGCTGGCGCGGGACTTCGACGGGAACTGCGTGTCCCTCGTCCTGCCGGTACCGGAGGACGGCATGCAGTATTTCTCCGCGCAGCCCGTGCGGCCCCGGCCCCGGCCGCCGGTCATCGCCCCCGCCGCGCCGCCGCAAAACCCGGACGAGCCCGCCGTGGTGACCCTGCAGGACGTGTACGCGGGCCTCGGCCCGAAGGTGCGCCGGGGTGACGTGGCGCGCCTGCGCATCGTGCGCGAGATGCCCAAGACCGTCCGCATAGACCCGGCCCTGCGGGCCTTCGGGTTCCAGTTCCCCGTGGTCTCCTGCGGCGCCACCTACGCGCCCAAGGACGTGCTGGGCGAGGTGCCCGTGGAGCCGGACGGCTCGGCCCGCTTCCTCGTGCCCGCGGGCATCCCTGTCTACTTCATGGCGCTGGACGCCGAAGGGCGCGCGCTCCAGCGCATGCGCAGCTTCACCCACTTCATGCCCGGCGAACGGCAGGGCTGCGTGGGATGCCACGAGCCGCGCCTGCAAACACCGCGCGCGCGGCGCAGCCTCGCCGCCGAAATGCCCCCGCGCGTCATCGAGCCGCCAGAATGGGGCGCGGGCGGATTCAGCTACCCCGGCGTGGTCCAGCCCGTGCTGGACCGCCACTGCGTCGAGTGCCACCATCCGCACCGCGCCGAGGGCGGCCTGGACCTGACCGGCTCCCGGACGGACTTCTTCAACGTGTCCTACGAGATGCTCGCCCGCGAGCCGCAGGGTCCGGCGGGCAGCCCCCACGTGAGCTGGATTCCCACCTACAACGGGCAGGAGCAGAACATCCTGCAAATAGAGCCCCTCACCTGGGGTTCCCCCGCCAGCAAACTCGCCGAACTGGTCCGCAACGGCCATCCGGACAGGGAAGGCCGCCCGCAGGTGGACATGACGGACGCGGAGAAGCGGCGCATCTACGCCTGGATAGACCTGAACGTCCCCTACTACCACACCAGCGAGACCTCGCACCCGGACATCGAGGGCTGCCGCAGGATTTACTCGCCCAAAGTGGACGAGACCCTCAACGCCGTGGCCGCGCGCCGCTGCGCGGAGTGCCACACCGGCGGCGTGCCCCGGCACGAGTGGACCCGCGTGACCGAGCCGGCCTTGAACCCCTTCCTGCTGGCGCCCCTGGCCCGCGCGGCGGGCGGCACGGAACGGTGTGGCGCCGCCGTCTTCACCGGCACGGACGACCCCGACTACCAGGCCATCCTCGCCACCCTCACCCCCCTGGAGGAGGGCCTGCGGAAGCACCCCCGCACCGACATGCCCGGCGCCGTCCCCGCCCCGGACGTGTGCCGGGACCGGTACTGAGGAATCGGCAACTGTTTAGCCGATTGGCGCAGGGACATTCGTTTTTTCTTGCTCTTGCTCCTAATCTTGCTCTTGCTCCAATCTTGTTTCAGTGAAGGGCACAGACATGCAAGACCTTGTCGAGAAGGAGGCGATTCGCAATCCCTGGCGCCGGTACGATATCCTGAGAACCCGCGAGGTGCTCTATGCCGCTTGACGTGAAAGACGCCGCACGGCTGTGGGACATGCTCGACGCCGCGCGAATATCCATTGCTCGGGGCGGGGTGAACTGCCGGAGGAGATGGAAACCATGACCTACCATGACATCGAGATGCCAGGAGAACGGCTGGCCGAGTTCTGCCGGCGGAATCACATTTCCCGCCTGTCGCTTTTCGGCTCGATCCTGCGCGACGATTTCGGCCCGGACAGCGACGTGGATTTCCTGGTCGAGTTCGAGCCGGGAAAGACTCCCAGTCTGCTGACGATGGCCGGGCTGGAGATCGAGTTGTCGGTAATGCTGGGACGGAAAGTGGACCTTCGCACACTGGGCGACCTGAGCCGGTACTTTCGGGACGAAGTGGTGAAAGGAGCGACGCCGCAATATGCTTCCGAAGGATGACTGCGTCCGCCTCCGACATATGGTTGACGCCGCACGGGAAGCTATGAGCTTTGTCGCGGGGCGTTCGCGGGCCGAACTGGACAGTGATGCCATGCTTTCGCGGGCTCTGGTCAACTGCCTCGCCGTCGTGGGTGAGGCGGCCGCGCGCCTGTCACCGGAATCCCGCGCATGTGACACTTCCATTCCTTGGCCCCAAATCGTGGGAATGAGAAACCGCCTGATTCACGCCTACTTTGACATCGATCAGGACGAGGTCTGGCTGACTGTGACGGAGGACCTCCCAACACTTGCGGACCGGTTGCAGTCGCTCCTCGATACCGCTTGTCAGGAGCCCTGACGCATGTTCAATCAATTTGCGAAATACGAGACCGCTTTCCGGGACTGGTGGCGGGACGAATGGCATGGAACGGCCCTCACGCCCCTGGAGGAGGACCAGCCAAAACATCCCCGCCTCGGACGTGTGCCGCGACCGGTATTGAGGGAGCGCGGTGGCTCCTAGAATCTCTGCTATACTGGCTGGAGAAAATGAAGGAGGCTGGACCATGAATCCACAGGTACAGTTGGACAAGGACATTCTGGCGGCATTCTGCCGCAAGTGGCACATACGCGAACTGTCCCTGTTCGGCAGCGCGTTGCGCGACGACTTCGGGCCGGACAGCGACCTGGACTTTCTGGTGAGTTTTGAGCCGGAGACGCGGCTGGATTTGTTCGACCTGATCGAGATGCGGGAGGAGTTGGCGAAAACCTTCGGGCGACCTGTTGACCTTGTCGAAAAAGAGGCGATCCGCAATCCCTGGCGCCGGTACGAAATCCTAAGAACAC
This Candidatus Hydrogenedentota bacterium DNA region includes the following protein-coding sequences:
- a CDS encoding nucleotidyltransferase family protein, which produces MTYHDIEMPGERLAEFCRRNHISRLSLFGSILRDDFGPDSDVDFLVEFEPGKTPSLLTMAGLEIELSVMLGRKVDLRTLGDLSRYFRDEVVKGATPQYASEG
- a CDS encoding DUF86 domain-containing protein is translated as MLPKDDCVRLRHMVDAAREAMSFVAGRSRAELDSDAMLSRALVNCLAVVGEAAARLSPESRACDTSIPWPQIVGMRNRLIHAYFDIDQDEVWLTVTEDLPTLADRLQSLLDTACQEP
- a CDS encoding nucleotidyltransferase family protein is translated as MNPQVQLDKDILAAFCRKWHIRELSLFGSALRDDFGPDSDLDFLVSFEPETRLDLFDLIEMREELAKTFGRPVDLVEKEAIRNPWRRYEILRTREVLYAA